Genomic DNA from Salinibacter pepae:
GCCTGCGTCGGTTGACGGCCTCGACGGCCACTTCTACGAGCCGACCCTCTTCACGGACGTGACGCCCGACATGACGATTGCCCAAGAAGAAATCTTCGGGCCGGTGCTCGCGACGTTTGAGGTCGGGTCCTACGACGAGGCCGTGACGGTGGCCAACGATACCCAGTACGGGCTCTCTTCTTCCATCTACACCCAGGACGTGAACAAGAGCTTCCGGGCGATGCGGGACCTGGAGGCCGGCATCACCTACGTCAACGGCCCCACGATCGGTGCCGAGGCCCACATGCCCTTCGGGGGGGTAAAGGACACCGGCAACGGCCAGCGGGACGGGGGCTATGCGGCCTTCGAGTTCTGGACGGAGCACAAAACCCTCTATGTTGACTACTCCGGCCAGCTACAAAAAGCCCAGATGGACTCGGTGGAAGACTAAGTGGAGGGGGGCTTCTCTTTTGCGCATCTCGCTCTGCAATGCGGGTGGTGATGGAGTGCATCACCACCCGTTTTGTATTGCAGAAACGAGGATCCCTGGTGGAAGGACCTCCCGCGTGCACGGGACGCCGCTCTCAGTTACTCGTCATTTCGGAGGTACTCATCGTCTTCTCGGGCCCGAACGACGGCTTTGTAACTTTCGTCCTCCTGCTGGGCCGAACGCACGATCACGTTCTCCTTGCCGAAGCGGCGATACAGAAGGTTGCGAAGGTTTTGAATGTCGTTCTGCTCAAGGTCCGAGAGCACAATTGCCTCGTCGTCGCCAACGTCACTCCACTTCTGGGCAATCGGCTCGTACTTGGACGTACGGCCGCGTCCCCCACTCGCCCCGAGTTCACGTTCGGCGTCTTGCTGATCCATGACTTCCATTTGAAAATCTGCGTTCATAATTCAAAATATAATCGTTACTGAGATCCGCGTAGACACCGAATTTGAAATCAGGGGTATGGTTCCCTCCCTCTTTCGGCTTCATTTAATGTCTACACCTATCATTTCGAATCCAAACGTACTTCATCGTACGCATCCGCGGGATTGAGAACAGGCTCGTCAATACCCAAGGTGAGACTCATGTACCGACATTAAACACATATCCATGCTCGATATGTCCTGCCCGTTTCCCACCGATAAAGACGACGGATCGGAGGTGTTCAACGTGATCGAATCGTTCTTCCACTTCACAGTACGTGACCGTTGCCTCCGGGAACGCCTTTGAGAGTTGTCGGCAGGGGGGTTCCAGGTCGGCACGGTCTTCCAGGGCGCGCGTCGCCGCAAATTTAAGGGCCGGGCGCGTTTCTTCGGTCTCGTCTTCCTCAATCGGTCGCTCTTCGAGCTCGTGTTCGTCGATAAGCGCGTGGGAGCGGACGGCCTCGGGGTCTTCCGGGTTGGAGACGAGGAGGTACGTGACGGCAGTCGCCATCGGGACACTCTGAAGAATTTATTTTCAAGTCACTACGGAATTCAGGGGCGGCGCCGTTCCCCATCTGGGGGCCCACTTCCTACCAAGCCTCCCGAGAGCGCTCCCCATCGGGTCGGAGATCAACGACGTGCGCATCGGGGACGTGGCGGGCATGAACGAGCCCCTCCAACGGCAGCCACGCGTCGCGTGCATCGAGAACCGCGCTGTCGCTGGTCACAACTGGGGCGGATGCCCCCTTCAATGTGGCGTCTACCCCCGCGTGCGCAGTGAGGGTCCAGGGGCGCTCCGCCTCGGCGGAGAGGTCCGCAATCCGATCCGCCACGCGCCCGACGTTTGAGACCGAGCGATCGAGGTGCCACGTGACCCGCGCCGGGCGCAAGGCCTGCAGGGTGTCCGCAAGGTGCCGCAGGGCAGGCGCGGTCTGGTGGGCAATGCGGTAGGTGCCCTCCACGGGATCTACGTCGCGGTAGGCGGCATCGCGCCCCACAAACGTGTACGCCCCGCCGAGCATCGCCTCGATGGTAATGAGCACGTTGAAGCCGTCGAGGTGAAGCTCCTGCCCCGCGATGGCGTCCGGGGGCAGGCGCCCCTGAAGCCGGTGCGCTCGGTCGGCGTCGCTGCAGGACGACCGCGCGACCGCGTCGCGCTGGCGGCGCTTCAGTTGGTACCGGTTTCCCACCAGCTCCGGGGCACTGTCCCCGCTGTAGCCCCGGGTGCGAAGCCACGACAGATCCCGCACGGCGGCCCGGAGCCGACCACGCTGGTCGTCCCCGAACAGTCCGGGGTCCTCCGGATGGGCCCCACGATTCACAGGCATGCGGACGAAGCAGATCTCAATGCGGGGGACGCACGGGCGGGGTGGGCCCTGCCGGGCTCTACGTGCGCTTCCGGGCCAGCCCCTGCTTCTGGGCCGTCCGGGACACGGCGCTTGACACCTGAGCCACCACGTTCTCGTCAAACACACTGGGAATGATGTAGTCCGGCGTCAGGCTCTGATCATCGATTGCATCGGCAATCGCCTCGGCCGCCGCAATTTTCATGTCACTGGTAATGCCCTTCGCACGGCAGTCGAGCGCCCCCTTAAAGAGGCCCGGGAAGCACAGCACGTTGTTAATCTGGTTCGGGTAGTCGCTCCGGCCGGTGGCCATTACGGCCACGTGCGGGTAGGCCACCTCCGGCATGATCTCCGGACGGGGATTGGCCATCGCGAAGACGATGGGGTCGCGGGCCATGCGGTTCAGGTCCTCCACGTCGAGGATGTCCGGGACGCTCAACCCGATAAACACATCGGCGCCCTCCATAACCGCCGACAGCGTATCCCCGGTCACGGACGGGTCCGTCATTTCCGCGTACTGCCGCTTTGCGTCGTTCAGGTCATCGCGCTCCGTCGTCACCGGCCCGTGGCTGTCCACCCCAACGATGTTCTCAACCCCCATCTCCATGAACATCTCCGTCACTGCGGTGCCCGCCGCCCCGATGCCGACCGTCACGACCTTGATCTCGTCGAGGTCCTTCTCCACAATCTTCAGTGCGTTGAGGAGGGCGGCGGCCGTCACGACCGCCGTGCCGTGCTGGTCGTCGTGAAAAACCGGGATGTCGAGCTCGTCCTTGAGGCGCTCCTCCACGGCAAAGCAGCGCGGGGCCGCAATGT
This window encodes:
- a CDS encoding malic enzyme-like NAD(P)-binding protein; protein product: MEETEEYLPSASNSITVRVVISNRPGMLAKVTSVIGEHGGNIGAIDIVRAEKDELTRDITINTRSDDHAESIVQALRDLDGVEVVNISDRTFLLHLGGKVEVESKSPLRTRDQLSMAYTPGVARVCEAIHETPEDTHRLTIKSNTVAVVSDGTAVLGLGDIGSGAALPVMEGKAQLLKEFANVNGFPICLDTTDVDEIVNTVRRIAPVFGGINLEDIAAPRCFAVEERLKDELDIPVFHDDQHGTAVVTAAALLNALKIVEKDLDEIKVVTVGIGAAGTAVTEMFMEMGVENIVGVDSHGPVTTERDDLNDAKRQYAEMTDPSVTGDTLSAVMEGADVFIGLSVPDILDVEDLNRMARDPIVFAMANPRPEIMPEVAYPHVAVMATGRSDYPNQINNVLCFPGLFKGALDCRAKGITSDMKIAAAEAIADAIDDQSLTPDYIIPSVFDENVVAQVSSAVSRTAQKQGLARKRT
- a CDS encoding DUF434 domain-containing protein, which encodes MPVNRGAHPEDPGLFGDDQRGRLRAAVRDLSWLRTRGYSGDSAPELVGNRYQLKRRQRDAVARSSCSDADRAHRLQGRLPPDAIAGQELHLDGFNVLITIEAMLGGAYTFVGRDAAYRDVDPVEGTYRIAHQTAPALRHLADTLQALRPARVTWHLDRSVSNVGRVADRIADLSAEAERPWTLTAHAGVDATLKGASAPVVTSDSAVLDARDAWLPLEGLVHARHVPDAHVVDLRPDGERSREAW